From Coffea arabica cultivar ET-39 chromosome 9c, Coffea Arabica ET-39 HiFi, whole genome shotgun sequence, one genomic window encodes:
- the LOC113707955 gene encoding pentatricopeptide repeat-containing protein At4g21300-like: MHRTLPCSITKKFRALKTVQKLCTTSHCIHTNTEKAEEALASKLAQVLKSCNPSYPGHSNPSIIQKGQQIHAQITVNGLNSLGLLGTRVLGIYILCGKFFDAKNLFFQLELYYASPWNWMIRGFTLVGWFDFALMFYYKMLGFGTCPDKYTFPYVIKACCGLQSLRLGRLIHGSIRDLGFELDVFVGSALIKLYAENGCIGEARRLFDKMPEKDSVLWNVMLNAYAQDRNLVDDVIGLYREMRMTETKPNSISYACILSVCGSEHMVYFGAQVHGNVVRCGLEMESSVANTLIAMYAKCQCLSDARKLFDLITQADFVTWNAMIGGYVQSGHMPEALDLFCQMLSVGAGPDSTTFTSILSLFSEFQSLNQAKEIHGYILRNNVNMDVFLKNALIDIYFKCRAVKMASKIFNCCPAVDIVICTAMISGFVLNGMDFKALEMFRWVLDKKMRPNAVTLASLLPACAGLAALKLGRELHGSILRNGLEDRCFVGSSISDMYAKCGRLDLARLAFFRISKKDTVSWNSMITSCCQNAKPEEAIDLFYQMRLEGAKYDSVSLSAALCACANLQALCYGKVIHGFMIRGAFSSDLFAESALIDMYAKCGHLELASTVFDMMECKNEVSWNSIIAAYGNHGHLEDALALLNEMRDDGFQPDHVTFLAIISACSHTGQVEEGKQLFEFMTQELGITARMEHYACLIDLFGRAGCLEEAHQVVRTMPFTADAGIWGTLLGACRVHGNIELAELASNHLFDLDPQNSGYYMLLSHVHADTGKWEGVNKVRNMMKERGVQKVPGYSWLEVNQSVHMFVAADTDHPQSSEIYLLLRHLLRELHKEGYVPQYYHPMHRSKFTNSCHSSPTKAVQF; the protein is encoded by the coding sequence ATGCATCGAACACTTCCATGTTCAATCACGAAAAAATTCAGGGCCTTAAAAACTGTCCAAAAACTATGCACCACAAGCCATTGCATTCACACAAACACAGAGAAAGCAGAAGAAGCTTTAGCTTCTAAACTTGCACAAGTATTAAAATCTTGCAATCCCTCTTACCCTGGCCACTCTAATCCTTCCATTATCCAAAAGGGTCAGCAAATCCATGCCCAAATCACTGTCAATGGACTTAATAGCTTGGGTTTATTGGGAACAAGGGTTTTGGGAATTTACATACTTTGTGGGAAGTTTTTTGATGCCAAGAACTTATTTTTTCAGCTTGAGTTGTACTATGCCTCCCCTTGGAATTGGATGATTAGGGGATTTACTTTGGTGGGTTGGTTTGATTTTGCATTAATGTTTTACTATAAGATGTTGGGTTTTGGTACTTGTCCTGATAAGTACACTTTTCCTTATGTAATCAAGGCTTGTTGTGGTTTGCAATCATTGAGATTAGGTAGATTAATACATGGGTCGATTAGAGATTTGGGTTTTGAGTTGGATGTGTTTGTGGGTAGTGCTTTGATTAAATTGTATGCGGAGAATGGTTGTATAGGTGAAGCGCGACgtctgtttgataaaatgcctgAAAAGGATAGTGTTTTGTGGAATGTAATGCTTAATGCTTATGCGCAAGACAGGAACTTGGTGGATGATGTGATTGGGTTGTATAGAGAAATGAGGATGACTGAAACTAAGCCTAATTCAATTAGTTATGCTTGTATTCTTTCAGTTTGTGGTTCGGAACACATGGTTTATTTTGGTGCTCAAGTGCATGGTAATGTTGTCAGATGTGGGTTGGAGATGGAATCTTCGGTTGCTAACACTTTGATTGCTATGTATGCAAAATGCCAATGCTTGTCTGATGCGCGAAAGTTATTTGATTTGATAACGCAGGCTGATTTTGTAACTTGGAATGCAATGATTGGGGGCTACGTCCAAAGTGGGCATATGCCTGAAGCTTTAGATTTGTTTTGCCAAATGTTATCTGTGGGTGCTGGACCAGACTCAACCACATTTACAAGTATACTTTCATTGTTTTCTGAATTTCAGTCCCTGAATCAAGCCAAGGAAATTCATGGTTACATATTAAGAAACAATGTCAATATGGATGTGTTCTTGAAGAATGCACTTATTGATATTTACTTTAAGTGCAGGGCTGTGAAGATGGCATCTAAAATCTTCAACTGTTGCCCTGCTGTAGATATCGTCATTTGCACTGCTATGATTTCGGGGTTTGTGCTCAATGGAATGGATTTTAAAGCCTTGGAAATGTTTAGATGGGTGCTGGATAAGAAAATGAGGCCCAATGCAGTAACTCTAGCAAGTCTCTTACCAGCTTGTGCTGGTTTGGCTGCTCTGAAATTGGGTAGGGAGTTGCATGGTAGTATTCTCAGAAATGGGCTTGAAGACAGGTGTTTTGTAGGAAGTTCAATTTCAGATATGTATGCAAAATGTGGAAGGTTGGACCTAGCACGTCTAGCTTTCTTCAGAATTTCCAAAAAAGACACTGTTTCTTGGAACTCGATGATTACTAGCTGTTGCCAGAATGCAAAGCCAGAGGAAGCAATTGATCTTTTCTATCAGATGCGTTTAGAAGGAGCCAAGTATGACTCTGTTAGCTTATCTGCAGCTCTTTGTGCATGTGCTAACTTACAAGCACTGTGTTATGGCAAAGTAATACATGGATTCATGATTCGAGGAGCATTTAGCTCAGATCTGTTTGCTGAGAGCGCTTTGATAGACATGTATGCTAAATGTGGACACTTGGAATTAGCAAGTACTGTTTTTGACATGATGGAGTGCAAGAATGAAGTTTCTTGGAATAGCATAATTGCTGCTTATGGGAACCATGGACACCTTGAGGATGCTTTGGCTTTACTGAATGAAATGAGGGACGATGGATTCCAGCCTGATCATGTCACTTTCCTCGCCATAATATCTGCTTGTAGCCATACTGGCCAAGTTGAGGAGGGCAAGCAACTTTTTGAATTCATGACCCAAGAATTGGGAATTACAGCTCGAATGGAACACTATGCATGCTTAATAGATTTGTTTGGCCGAGCAGGTTGCCTTGAAGAAGCACATCAAGTGGTTAGGACCATGCCATTTACTGCAGATGCGGGCATTTGGGGCACACTACTCGGAGCCTGCCGTGTCCATGGCAACATTGAACTAGCTGAGTTGGCTTCAAATCATCTTTTTGACTTGGACCCGCAAAATTCTGGATACTATATGCTCCTATCACATGTGCATGCTGACACTGGAAAGTGGGAAGGTGTTAACAAAGTAAGAAATATGATGAAGGAAAGAGGAGTGCAGAAAGTTCCTGGTTACAGCTGGCTTGAGGTGAATCAGAGCGTCCACATGTTTGTTGCTGCAGACACAGATCATCCTCAGTCATCTGAGATCTATCTGCTATTGAGACATCTTCTTCGGGAGCTGCACAAAGAGGGATATGTTCCTCAGTATTACCATCCAATGCACCGTAGCAAATTCACAAACTCATGCCACTCATCACCTACAAAAGctgttcaattttga